A window of the Methyloprofundus sp. genome harbors these coding sequences:
- a CDS encoding two-component system, NtrC family, sensor kinase yields MAVKIKNRVFLRVFMLFSFLVLTIMLFFVFMVIPMQKNALQKTMYTQGVTVSRSIIQATSDAVISNDFGFIVEHNVEVLKNNPSIQNVVIAPLRGNIIRVDQAGWRLLEVPEEYLSLLQTDKIEYAIRYQGWQADGYHFVYPIEFSGIKWGWLHITFSTDEYNAYIMDMYLQLVVITGISLILIMFIGYFFARWVTKPVLIISDLATQVANGNLDVRSRIIRGDEIGRLSVSFNKMVSSLQQSKQQLENYNQQLEKEVKTRTLDLDALNRDLDKKVKEEVQQRQEQERLLIHQSRLAAMGEMIGAIAHQWRQPLNALSLVIQNQQITYQRGKMDDEFMSRSMEKSERLINKMSTTIDDFRNFFKPNKHAEKFNINTSLHSTVDLLGAQFKSHNILIKIRCEDDLNIKGFQGEFSQVILNLLNNAKDILLDRRVESPKINISALRARSGIRIEVLDNAGGIPDTIINKIYDPYFTTKAEGKGTGIGLYMSKMIVENNMMGQLSAFNIADGACFVIEIPLDNTESVPIAKG; encoded by the coding sequence ATGGCTGTCAAAATAAAAAATAGAGTTTTTCTCAGAGTTTTTATGCTCTTCTCTTTTTTGGTATTAACCATTATGTTATTTTTTGTATTTATGGTTATTCCTATGCAAAAAAATGCTTTGCAAAAAACCATGTATACACAAGGTGTGACCGTATCTCGCTCTATTATTCAGGCAACATCGGATGCTGTGATCAGTAATGATTTTGGCTTTATTGTTGAGCACAATGTTGAGGTGTTAAAAAATAACCCGAGTATTCAAAATGTTGTTATCGCTCCTCTACGAGGAAATATTATTCGGGTTGATCAAGCGGGCTGGCGTTTGCTGGAAGTACCTGAAGAATATTTATCATTATTGCAAACGGATAAAATTGAATATGCAATTAGATATCAAGGTTGGCAAGCTGATGGTTATCACTTTGTTTATCCTATAGAATTCTCGGGTATTAAGTGGGGCTGGTTACATATAACCTTTAGTACCGACGAATATAATGCTTATATCATGGATATGTACCTACAATTAGTGGTTATCACTGGCATATCACTAATATTAATCATGTTTATTGGTTATTTCTTTGCCCGCTGGGTGACCAAGCCAGTATTAATCATCAGTGATTTAGCCACCCAAGTGGCTAATGGTAATCTTGATGTACGCTCTAGAATTATCCGTGGTGATGAGATTGGTCGCTTGTCAGTGAGTTTTAATAAAATGGTATCTTCACTACAGCAGTCTAAACAGCAGCTAGAAAATTATAATCAACAGCTGGAAAAAGAGGTCAAAACCAGAACTTTGGATTTGGATGCCTTGAACCGAGACTTAGATAAAAAAGTAAAAGAAGAAGTGCAGCAGCGCCAAGAACAAGAACGTTTATTAATCCACCAATCACGTTTGGCTGCTATGGGAGAAATGATTGGAGCTATTGCTCACCAATGGCGACAACCTTTAAACGCATTGAGCTTAGTAATTCAAAATCAACAAATTACTTACCAAAGGGGCAAAATGGATGATGAGTTTATGAGTCGCAGTATGGAAAAGTCTGAACGTTTGATTAATAAAATGTCGACCACTATTGATGATTTCCGTAACTTTTTTAAACCCAACAAACATGCAGAAAAATTTAATATCAATACTAGCTTGCACTCTACTGTTGACTTATTAGGGGCGCAGTTTAAAAGTCATAATATTCTAATTAAGATTAGATGTGAAGACGATTTAAATATTAAAGGGTTCCAAGGTGAATTTTCACAAGTTATTCTCAATTTACTGAATAATGCCAAGGATATCTTATTAGATCGGCGGGTAGAGAGCCCGAAAATTAATATTTCTGCTTTGCGTGCTCGTAGTGGCATTCGTATTGAGGTGCTAGATAATGCGGGTGGTATACCTGATACTATTATCAATAAAATCTATGACCCTTACTTTACGACTAAAGCGGAAGGTAAAGGAACCGGCATAGGGTTGTATATGTCAAAAATGATTGTAGAAAACAATATGATGGGACAATTATCTGCTTTTAATATTGCTGATGGAGCGTGCTTTGTGATTGAAATTCCATTGGATAATACTGAGTCAGTGCCTATTGCTAAGGGTTAA
- a CDS encoding ATP-dependent RNA helicase DeaD yields the protein MTSEVSTLPKFSELNLIEPLLKGLDEVGYETPSPIQAQMIPLVLAGKDVLGQAQTGTGKTAAFALPLLSKLDIKQKDPQVLVLAPTRELAIQVAEAFQTYAKHIKGFHVAPIYGGQDYSGQLRMLRRGAHVVVGTPGRVMDHMRKGTLKLDNLSCLVLDEADEMLRMGFIDDVEWVLEQLPENSQRALFSATMPTAIRRIANNYLRDPEHVTIKVKTTTAETIRQRYWTVSGMHKLDALTRILEAENFDGIIIFVRTKNSTIELAEKLEARGYSAAAINGDLAQNQREKTIQKLKNGRLDILVATDVAARGLDVQRISHVINYDIPYDTEAYVHRIGRTGRAGRTGDAILFVAPREKRMLHAIERATKQRIDLMEMPSTEVINDKRVSRFKQKITDTLATEELEFYNKIIEQYETEHDIPAVEIAAALAKLVQGDEPLLLKKPAKVKERSERGRDRNDRDRKRKGGTLLGGDMERFRIEVGKEHGAKPGNIVGAIANEAGLDGKAIGQIDMHSTFSIVDLPKGMPKEVLQELQNTRVAGQQLRMTEVQEGDNNPPRQEKSSSRRGGGDKSNRKPRRSPRSN from the coding sequence ATGACCTCCGAAGTATCAACACTTCCAAAATTTTCTGAATTAAATCTTATTGAACCACTCTTAAAAGGGCTTGATGAAGTGGGCTATGAAACCCCTTCTCCTATCCAAGCGCAAATGATTCCGCTAGTGCTAGCAGGCAAAGATGTTCTCGGCCAAGCACAGACTGGAACAGGAAAAACCGCTGCTTTTGCTTTACCATTATTATCTAAACTAGATATTAAACAAAAAGACCCACAAGTTTTAGTTTTAGCACCCACACGTGAGTTAGCGATTCAGGTTGCCGAAGCATTTCAAACGTACGCAAAACATATCAAAGGTTTTCATGTCGCGCCTATTTATGGCGGCCAAGATTATTCTGGTCAATTACGTATGCTCAGACGTGGTGCACATGTTGTGGTAGGAACCCCTGGTCGAGTCATGGACCATATGCGTAAAGGCACTTTAAAGTTAGATAATTTATCATGCTTAGTTTTAGATGAAGCCGATGAAATGCTACGCATGGGCTTTATTGATGATGTCGAGTGGGTTTTAGAGCAGCTTCCCGAGAATAGCCAAAGAGCACTGTTTTCTGCAACGATGCCGACGGCTATTCGCCGTATTGCTAATAATTATTTACGTGACCCTGAGCACGTTACCATTAAAGTAAAAACCACGACTGCAGAAACTATTCGTCAGCGTTATTGGACGGTTAGTGGCATGCATAAGTTAGATGCGTTAACCCGTATTTTAGAAGCAGAAAATTTTGATGGCATCATTATTTTTGTGCGTACTAAAAATTCCACTATTGAGCTAGCAGAAAAGTTAGAAGCACGTGGTTATTCCGCAGCAGCCATTAATGGTGATTTAGCGCAAAATCAACGTGAAAAAACCATTCAAAAATTAAAAAATGGCAGACTAGATATTTTAGTTGCCACCGATGTTGCTGCGCGTGGTTTGGATGTACAGCGTATCAGTCATGTTATTAACTATGATATTCCTTACGATACCGAAGCATATGTGCATCGTATTGGACGTACAGGACGTGCAGGGCGCACAGGTGATGCGATTCTATTTGTTGCACCACGTGAAAAACGTATGTTACATGCTATTGAGCGCGCGACTAAACAGCGTATTGATTTAATGGAGATGCCTTCTACTGAGGTAATTAATGACAAGCGTGTTAGTCGTTTTAAACAAAAAATTACCGATACTTTAGCCACAGAAGAATTAGAGTTCTATAACAAAATTATTGAACAATATGAAACTGAGCACGATATTCCCGCAGTGGAAATTGCAGCAGCTTTAGCTAAATTAGTACAAGGTGATGAGCCTTTATTATTGAAAAAACCTGCTAAAGTAAAAGAACGTTCCGAGCGGGGGCGTGATCGTAATGATCGCGATAGAAAACGTAAAGGTGGCACCTTATTAGGTGGCGATATGGAACGTTTTCGTATTGAAGTTGGCAAAGAACATGGTGCGAAACCAGGTAATATCGTTGGTGCTATCGCCAATGAAGCGGGCTTGGATGGTAAAGCAATTGGTCAAATTGATATGCATAGTACTTTTAGTATTGTTGATTTACCAAAAGGCATGCCTAAAGAAGTTTTACAAGAGCTACAAAATACACGTGTTGCAGGCCAACAATTACGTATGACTGAGGTGCAAGAGGGCGATAACAATCCTCCACGCCAAGAAAAATCATCTTCGCGTCGCGGTGGTGGTGATAAGTCGAATAGAAAGCCACGTAGAAGCCCACGTAGTAATTAA
- a CDS encoding two-component system, NtrC family, response regulator PilR, producing MSTVQALVIDDEADIRELLEITLNRMGIKSFAAEDLRSARALLKAKTFDICLTDMRLPDGDGLDLLQEMQALYPQLPVIVITAHGSMDAAVKAMKQGAFDFISKPVDLKDLRQIVRNALKTSSSPKQDRRSRHLLLGDSNAMREIRAKISKIARSQAPVYIRGESGSGKELVARLVHKQSSRNTEPFIAVNCGAIPHELMESEFFGHKKGSFTGATTDKVGLFQAATGGTLFLDEVADLPIDLQVKLLRAIQEKKIRAIGSQHEESVDIRLLSATHKDLAQLVQEGKFRQDLYYRINVIELLVPNLRHRREDIPQLCELFLSKIAKTNQTAEVKLSAGAMKALQNYKFPGNVRELENIIERAVALYEGKLITESDLHLEKSSLQLPDSDAYIPAMESLENYLEEIEKHAISEALEQNKWNRTATAKQLGMSFRSLRYRLKKLGLEQ from the coding sequence ATGAGTACAGTACAAGCTTTAGTTATTGATGATGAAGCAGATATTCGCGAACTACTAGAGATTACTCTCAATCGTATGGGTATTAAATCCTTTGCGGCTGAAGACCTGCGCAGTGCCAGAGCATTATTAAAAGCAAAAACCTTTGATATTTGCTTGACTGATATGCGCTTGCCTGATGGTGATGGCTTAGATTTATTGCAGGAAATGCAAGCTTTATACCCTCAACTACCCGTTATTGTTATTACCGCTCATGGCAGTATGGACGCGGCTGTAAAGGCAATGAAACAAGGTGCATTTGATTTTATATCCAAACCTGTTGACCTGAAAGACCTACGTCAAATAGTGCGTAATGCATTAAAGACAAGCAGTTCCCCCAAACAAGATAGGCGTTCTCGGCATCTACTACTTGGCGACTCAAATGCGATGCGCGAGATTCGCGCTAAAATAAGCAAAATTGCACGTAGCCAGGCACCTGTTTATATCCGTGGTGAATCAGGGTCAGGTAAAGAATTGGTTGCCCGTTTAGTGCATAAACAAAGCTCTCGCAATACTGAACCTTTTATTGCCGTAAACTGTGGAGCTATCCCTCATGAGCTAATGGAAAGTGAGTTTTTTGGCCATAAAAAAGGCAGTTTTACTGGTGCAACAACTGATAAAGTGGGCTTATTCCAAGCAGCAACAGGGGGGACTTTATTTTTAGATGAAGTTGCCGATTTACCCATAGACCTACAAGTAAAGCTATTGCGTGCTATCCAAGAAAAGAAAATCCGAGCCATCGGCAGTCAGCATGAAGAAAGTGTCGATATTCGACTATTGAGTGCTACTCATAAAGACTTAGCGCAATTAGTCCAAGAAGGTAAGTTTAGGCAGGATTTATATTATCGTATTAATGTCATTGAATTACTGGTTCCGAATTTGCGGCATCGCCGCGAAGACATTCCACAATTATGTGAACTATTTTTAAGTAAAATTGCCAAGACCAATCAAACTGCAGAGGTAAAACTATCGGCAGGGGCAATGAAAGCGCTGCAAAATTACAAATTTCCTGGCAATGTCCGTGAATTAGAAAATATTATCGAAAGAGCAGTCGCTCTATATGAAGGTAAGCTCATTACTGAAAGTGACTTGCACTTAGAAAAAAGTAGTTTGCAATTACCTGACTCAGATGCCTATATTCCTGCGATGGAATCATTAGAAAACTACTTAGAAGAAATTGAGAAACATGCTATTAGTGAGGCGTTGGAGCAGAATAAATGGAATCGCACTGCAACTGCGAAGCAATTAGGCATGAGTTTTAGGTCGTTACGCTATCGTTTAAAAAAATTAGGGCTAGAGCAGTGA
- a CDS encoding two-component system, NtrC family, sensor histidine kinase PilS: MLAESQSISPCPFSKGYKIPVAQAWFLLKSFSLYRAVLASFFIAMHYLQFDAFIIKEQYLKLYIFSSFSYLVIVILSWLCIYWQRTSYATQAQVQIFTDIFMLTLIMHACGGLGSGVGALMLVSTGAGGLLIGGRCAMLFAAIASLFVFAEQAYTYRIEGLSSITYSYAGILGAGFFSLAFLSYMLAKRTEQTELISTQQKETIISLEELNQYIIQNMQSGIIISNQQKIITSYNEACPRLLGISSLPESLAEISIELASAFDAWVANNINKDFVNISIAGQEGLNVHFASLPTQHDMYFMITLEDTVLYNQRVQQSKLASLGFLTANIAHEIRNPLGAISHAGELLAECPDLSAQDLRLTEIIKTHACRVNSIIEDILQLSRRNHSQQERIQLQSWLPIYLATFEAESSGHLSQFRLSLGRQVRDILVDPNHLTQILNNLCENALKYSYVMDKVIVLRLTTAYNQTCIEVIDFGQNIPIAEVEHLFEPFYTTSNLGTGLGLYISRELAELNQAKLSYHTFGSGNCFRLCLANAE; this comes from the coding sequence ATGCTTGCTGAGTCACAATCAATCTCCCCCTGTCCTTTTTCCAAAGGTTATAAAATTCCGGTTGCCCAAGCTTGGTTTTTATTAAAAAGCTTTTCTTTGTATCGTGCTGTACTCGCCAGTTTCTTTATCGCTATGCATTATCTACAGTTCGATGCATTTATCATTAAAGAACAATACCTAAAGCTGTATATATTTAGCAGTTTTAGCTATTTGGTAATCGTCATATTGAGTTGGCTTTGTATTTATTGGCAGCGCACTAGTTATGCTACGCAAGCCCAGGTACAAATTTTTACTGATATTTTTATGCTCACCTTGATTATGCATGCTTGTGGAGGACTGGGCAGTGGCGTGGGTGCATTAATGTTGGTCTCTACCGGCGCAGGTGGTTTGCTGATTGGCGGCCGTTGTGCAATGTTGTTTGCCGCGATTGCTAGTTTATTTGTTTTTGCCGAGCAAGCATATACCTATCGCATAGAGGGGCTTAGCAGTATTACCTATTCTTATGCAGGCATACTGGGCGCTGGCTTTTTCTCTTTGGCATTCTTGTCGTACATGTTGGCAAAGCGTACCGAGCAAACCGAGCTTATTTCTACGCAACAAAAAGAAACCATTATTTCTTTGGAAGAGCTAAATCAGTATATTATCCAGAATATGCAGTCAGGGATTATTATTAGTAATCAGCAGAAAATAATTACTAGTTATAATGAGGCCTGCCCTCGTTTGCTAGGCATCAGTAGCTTACCTGAAAGTTTAGCAGAAATTTCTATTGAACTTGCAAGCGCCTTTGATGCTTGGGTGGCCAACAATATTAACAAGGATTTTGTTAATATCTCAATAGCGGGGCAAGAAGGTTTAAATGTACACTTTGCTTCATTACCGACCCAGCACGATATGTACTTTATGATAACTCTAGAAGATACGGTCTTATATAATCAACGTGTGCAACAGAGTAAGCTTGCTTCACTAGGTTTCTTAACTGCCAATATTGCCCACGAGATTCGTAATCCTTTAGGTGCTATTAGCCATGCAGGTGAATTATTGGCTGAGTGCCCTGACTTATCGGCGCAAGATCTTCGTTTAACTGAAATCATTAAAACCCATGCCTGTAGAGTCAATTCAATAATCGAAGATATTTTACAATTATCACGCCGTAACCATTCCCAGCAAGAGCGTATTCAATTACAGAGCTGGTTACCAATTTATTTGGCTACTTTTGAAGCAGAGAGTAGCGGTCATTTGAGTCAATTTAGGCTCTCTCTTGGCAGGCAGGTTCGTGATATTTTGGTTGACCCTAATCATTTGACGCAAATTTTAAATAATCTTTGTGAAAACGCTCTAAAATATAGCTACGTAATGGATAAGGTAATAGTGCTTAGATTGACCACAGCTTATAATCAGACTTGCATTGAAGTAATTGATTTTGGTCAAAATATACCCATTGCAGAAGTTGAGCATTTATTTGAACCTTTTTATACCACCTCAAATTTAGGTACAGGCTTAGGGTTGTATATTTCTCGTGAGTTAGCTGAATTGAATCAAGCGAAACTGAGCTACCATACTTTTGGCAGCGGCAATTGTTTTCGGCTATGTTTGGCAAATGCAGAATAA
- a CDS encoding [glutamine synthetase] adenylyltransferase/[glutamine synthetase]-adenylyl-L-tyrosine phosphorylase: MFSLENIPTELHETTQLHVQNFNEALVRLDLDFPENAAVISVVPKIFCCSEFIAQTCARQPKFLLELINSANLFSAEVRSHYRDELSQITIQTDAELMQVLRQFRNKQMLRIAWRDLAGWSDLDETLADLTALAECCIQFTLDYLYQQACNRRGTPVLADGTAQELVVLGMGKLGAWELNYSSDIDLIFAYQEEGTLADRKETSYGEFFSRICRQLVKVLDEMTADGFVFRTDIRLRPFGDSGPVVMTFDGLENYYQTQAREWERYAMVKVRPVAGSQQGGQQFMDLIRPFVYRRYLDYGAFEELRSLKLQITQELQRKDRMDNVKLGPGGIREIEFIGQAFQLIRGGQDTELQERRIQVILKLLGEHDLLSIADSEQLQESYRFLRRVENHIQEFQDKQAHDLPKTAREQHILAFSLGYADWDSFSDYLAQVRQRVHAVFVEVFSIEQDNASPQASAEIWTGHADEDLCLNKLIELGYQQPEQVLVLLSQLKTASAVKRLTTKGALTFDKLVPKILNVAVHEKNAYLTLQRLCTLFEALAGRNVYLALLVENEHALQQLVTLTAASSWISEYLAKYPALFDELLDTRSLYDPLEKSALQQQLAEQLQCIDDADLEQLMYALRKFKQINVLRVAAADIMGAVPLMVVSDYLSYIAEVILEQAVKIAWQILAVKHGVPPNTSAEKMYFGIVGFGKLGGVELSYSSDLDLVFIYDYSDNNAMTDGHKAISSAQFYGTLGQRVRSLLNTQLLSGMAYEIDMRLRPSGDSGLLVTPLGSYEHYLKKEAWTWEHQALVRGRFITGDPATQAKYEAIRHNILSLPRNAEDLQQEVREMREKMRATLDNSNQSNFNLKQGIGGITDIEFMVQYCILAWSANHPSLTKFTDNMSLLDSLAEQDLFKAEDAKMLKQAYCQFRDRGHKEALQGNKAIISQDELVEKRQQVAAIWQALML, from the coding sequence ATGTTTTCTCTAGAAAATATCCCCACCGAATTACATGAGACTACCCAGTTACATGTCCAGAATTTCAATGAAGCGCTTGTACGATTGGACTTAGACTTTCCAGAAAATGCAGCTGTTATTTCAGTAGTACCCAAAATATTCTGTTGCAGTGAATTTATTGCGCAAACCTGTGCGCGGCAACCCAAATTTCTACTAGAATTAATCAATTCAGCTAATTTATTCAGCGCAGAGGTGCGTAGTCACTATCGTGATGAATTAAGCCAAATAACGATTCAGACTGATGCAGAGTTAATGCAGGTTTTACGACAATTTCGTAATAAACAGATGTTACGTATTGCCTGGCGTGATTTAGCTGGATGGTCTGATTTAGATGAAACGCTGGCCGATTTAACAGCCTTGGCTGAATGCTGTATCCAATTTACTCTAGACTACTTATACCAACAAGCTTGTAATCGACGTGGCACGCCTGTGTTAGCTGATGGCACGGCACAAGAACTTGTAGTATTGGGCATGGGGAAATTAGGAGCATGGGAGCTAAATTACTCGTCCGATATTGATTTGATTTTTGCCTATCAAGAGGAAGGTACTTTAGCTGATCGTAAAGAAACCAGCTACGGCGAATTTTTCAGCCGTATTTGCCGGCAATTAGTCAAAGTGTTGGATGAAATGACAGCTGATGGTTTTGTGTTTAGGACAGATATACGCCTGCGCCCTTTTGGTGATAGTGGTCCTGTGGTCATGACTTTTGACGGCTTGGAAAACTACTACCAAACTCAAGCGCGTGAATGGGAACGTTATGCGATGGTTAAGGTTCGTCCTGTAGCGGGTAGTCAGCAAGGCGGGCAACAGTTTATGGACTTAATCAGGCCTTTTGTCTATCGACGTTATTTAGATTATGGTGCTTTTGAAGAATTACGTAGTTTAAAGTTACAGATTACCCAAGAATTGCAACGTAAAGACCGTATGGATAACGTTAAATTGGGGCCTGGTGGTATCCGCGAAATTGAGTTTATTGGTCAAGCCTTTCAGCTCATTCGTGGTGGTCAAGATACTGAACTACAAGAGCGACGTATCCAAGTTATTCTCAAACTATTAGGCGAACATGATTTACTATCAATTGCAGACAGTGAACAACTGCAAGAATCTTACCGATTTTTACGCCGTGTGGAAAATCATATTCAAGAGTTTCAAGATAAACAAGCGCATGACTTGCCCAAAACGGCACGTGAACAACATATTTTAGCCTTCTCTCTAGGGTATGCCGACTGGGATAGTTTTAGCGATTATTTAGCGCAAGTGCGTCAACGTGTGCATGCGGTTTTTGTCGAAGTTTTTTCTATTGAGCAAGACAATGCCAGCCCGCAAGCAAGTGCTGAAATTTGGACAGGGCATGCAGATGAAGACTTGTGCTTAAACAAATTAATTGAGTTAGGCTACCAGCAACCTGAACAGGTTTTAGTGCTCCTGAGTCAATTGAAAACAGCATCCGCTGTTAAACGCTTAACCACCAAAGGTGCGCTTACTTTTGATAAATTAGTGCCCAAAATTCTTAATGTGGCCGTACATGAAAAAAATGCCTACCTCACGTTACAACGCCTATGTACTTTATTTGAAGCCTTAGCAGGCCGAAATGTTTATTTGGCATTACTGGTAGAAAATGAACACGCCTTACAGCAACTGGTCACGCTAACCGCCGCAAGTTCTTGGATTAGTGAATACTTGGCTAAATATCCAGCATTATTTGATGAACTGCTCGATACTCGGTCATTATATGATCCATTAGAAAAATCAGCATTACAGCAACAATTAGCAGAACAATTGCAGTGCATTGATGACGCTGATTTAGAACAACTCATGTATGCTTTACGTAAATTCAAGCAAATTAATGTGTTAAGAGTCGCCGCAGCCGATATTATGGGCGCGGTACCATTGATGGTAGTCAGTGATTATTTGAGCTATATCGCTGAAGTGATTTTGGAGCAAGCGGTCAAAATTGCATGGCAAATTCTTGCTGTAAAACATGGAGTACCTCCTAATACCAGTGCGGAAAAAATGTATTTTGGTATTGTTGGCTTTGGCAAGTTAGGGGGAGTCGAGCTAAGCTATAGCTCTGATTTGGATTTAGTCTTTATTTATGACTATTCTGATAATAATGCGATGACTGATGGCCACAAAGCGATTAGTAGTGCACAATTTTATGGCACTTTAGGGCAACGTGTACGCAGTTTGCTCAATACACAATTGTTATCAGGTATGGCATATGAAATTGATATGCGCTTACGCCCTAGTGGTGATTCAGGCTTATTAGTTACGCCATTAGGAAGTTATGAGCACTACTTAAAAAAAGAAGCTTGGACTTGGGAACACCAAGCTTTAGTACGTGGTCGCTTTATTACTGGCGATCCTGCAACGCAAGCAAAATACGAGGCGATTCGTCATAATATTTTAAGCTTGCCTAGAAATGCAGAGGATTTACAACAAGAAGTACGCGAAATGCGCGAAAAAATGCGCGCTACTTTGGACAATAGCAACCAAAGCAACTTCAATTTGAAACAAGGTATTGGTGGTATTACTGATATAGAATTTATGGTGCAGTATTGTATTTTGGCTTGGTCAGCTAATCATCCAAGTTTAACAAAATTTACCGATAATATGAGTTTATTAGATAGTTTAGCAGAACAAGACTTGTTCAAAGCTGAAGACGCTAAAATGCTTAAGCAAGCCTATTGCCAATTCCGTGATCGAGGCCATAAAGAAGCCTTGCAAGGCAATAAGGCAATCATCTCACAAGATGAATTAGTAGAAAAACGGCAACAAGTTGCTGCTATTTGGCAAGCACTCATGTTGTAG